One genomic window of Cannabis sativa cultivar Pink pepper isolate KNU-18-1 chromosome 2, ASM2916894v1, whole genome shotgun sequence includes the following:
- the LOC115721036 gene encoding endoribonuclease Dicer homolog 2: MEIERSQEISADVLPFARSYQLEALESGMKRNTVVYLETGSGKTLIAIMLLRSYAHLLRKPSQYIAVFLVPKVVLVSQQADALKKHTDLKVGTYWGDMGVDFWNADKWKEEVEKYEVLVMTHQILLNNLRHSFFKLSMIPVIVFDECHHARGSHPYACIMQEFYHPLLNSGETNLPRIFGMTASPINSKVGDSAIDHWNRINELETVMNSKMYTCASDSVLSKFIPFSTPKFKFYQHKENHFPNIEDILKILIEEHELTLKNLDLDEASTDSIRRKLSKVHSALRFCLNELGIWLAVKAALSFSCNEIELFSSARLDLFGEKVVKNFCVDAFEEISSFLPARPNWSLADDFKRNMDHGILTSKVVGLVELLLEYRDLGDIRCIVFVERVITAVVIQRLLNELLPKETNWKTKYIAGSSNNLESQTRTKQNSIVEEFRQGKVNIIVATSILEEGLDVQSCNLVVRFDPCSTVCSFIQSRGRARKQNSDYVLMLQSGDHDTKCRFEKYLASGEIMRKESLQHAHDPCVPLKMNFQEGEFYRVESTGAIVTLSSSIGLIYFYCSRLPSDGYFKPNPRWDTETRTLFLPKSCPLGFVTVEGNSKLLKQIACLEACKQLHHIGALTNTLVPDIVVEEDDAQVLANQPYEEIQPSYVPPEMTASICSIASYHCYIIELHQHFEYEVSAGDVVLCMRSKLENDIGNMHFDLQVGNKGILTVDLKYVGQIELNSEQVMLCKRFQVVLLKILLDHKLNNLSEILDLVHLSDTPVIDYLLLPATSPNQRSSVIDWDSVTSVLFSSDKFCKNHRKCNSRKISSCGMYTKSGLVCTCMIKNSLVYTPHNGHVYYITDILNEMNGHSVLKLRDNKSTTYKNYFEVRHEINLQFVNQPLLNGRKLFHAKNFLLSREVKKKETSNTTSKTVELPPELCVLIMSPISLSVLYTFSFIPSIMHRLESLLIAANLKRMHLDHCTQNLSIPTTKVLEAITSKKCLEKFHLESLEILGDSFLKYAVGQQLFSSYRNNHEGLLSIKKDNIVSNAALCRLGCERKLPGFIRDECFAVNNWIIPGTNTETLQEDTLFNGKKIYIGGRRKMKSKRVADVVEALIGAFLSTGGEISALQFMNWLGIKVDIVFKPFVRDVFVHSEKLVNIRYLESLLNYTFRDPSLLVEALTHGSYMLPAIPRCYQRLEFLGDAVLDYLITVYLYNKYPGISPGFLTDMRSASVNNDCYARSAIKAELHKHILHSSHKLHKDISATIENFHKLSSESTFGWDSETSFPKVLGDVIESLAGAVYVDSEFNKEAVFQSIRPLLEPLITPETVKIHPAKELSELCQQMHFEMKKPLKVRENGITSVTIEVVANGVAYKHSSFVPDKRIAKKVACKEVLKCLKEDLKLT; encoded by the exons ATGGAGATTGAACGATCCCAAGAGATATCCGCTGATGTTCTGCCATTTGCGAGAAG TTACCAACTAGAAGCATTGGAGAGTGGAATGAAGCGAAATACAGTTGTGTATCTAGAGACGGGTTCTGGGAAGACATTGATTGCCATCATGCTTCTTCGGAGTTATGCTCATTTACTTCGCAAACCCTCACAGTACATTGCTGTTTTTTTGGTGCCCAAAGTTGTACTAGTCAGTCAA CAAGCTGATGCTTTGAAGAAGCACACTGACTTGAAAGTCGGAACATATTGGGGAGATATGGGAGTAGATTTTTGGAACGCTGACAAGTGGAAAGAAGAAGTTGAAAAGTATGAG GTGCTTGTCATGACACATCAGATATTGCTCAATAATTTGAGGCACAGTTTTTTCAAGCTGAGCATGATACCAGTCATAGTATTTGATGAATGCCATCATGCCAGGGGCTCTCATCCATATGCGTGCATAATGCAG GAATTTTATCATCCTCTGTTAAATTCTGGTGAAACCAATCTGCCAAGAATATTTGGAATGACTGCTTCTCCTATAAACTCAAAAG TGGGAGACTCAGCAATCGACCATTGGAATCGTATCAATGAGCTGGAGACAGTTATGAATTCCAAG ATGTATACTTGTGCCAGTGACTCTGTTCTTTCGAAGTTTATACCTTTCTCGACTCCAAAATTCAAATTCTACCAGCACAAGGAAAATCACTTTccgaatattgaagatattttaaagattttaattGAAGAG CATGAATTGACTCTGAAAAATTTAGATCTTGATGAAGCTTCAACAGACTCCATACGCAGAAAGCTATCTAAGGTTCATTCTGCTTTGCGATTTTGTCTGAATGAGCTCGGTATTTGGCTTGCTGTGAAG GCAGCATTGTCCTTTTCTTGCAATGAAATTGAATTATTCTCATCAGCGAGATTGGATCTGTTCGGCGAGAAAGTTGTGAAGAATTTTTGTGTGGATGCCTTCGAGGAAATTTCAAGTTTCCTACCAGCTA GACCAAATTGGTCACTAGCAGATGATTTCAAGAGAAATATGGATCACGGAATTTTGACCTCGAAAGTTGTTGGTCTTGTTGAATTGCTTCTGGAGTACAG GGACTTGGGGGACATTAGATGCATAGTTTTTGTAGAAAGGGTCATCACAGCTGTTGTCATTCAACGTTTGTTGAATGAATTGCTTCCAAAAGAGACTAACTGGAAGACAAAATATATTGCTGGTAGCAGCAATAATCTAGAGTCTCAGACCAGGACAAAACAAAACAGTATTGTTGAAGAATTTCGTCAAGGCAAA GTGAACATAATTGTTGCAACATCAATTCTAGAAGAAGGTTTAGACGTTCAAAGCTGCAATTTAGTTGTTCGGTTTGACCCTTGTTCCACTGTTTGTAGTTTTATACAGTCCAGAGGTCGTGCTAGGAAGCAGAACTCTGATTACGTGTTAATGCTGCAGAG CGGAGATCATGATACAAAATGtcgttttgaaaaatatcttgcCAGTGGAGAAATAATGAGAAAGGAGTCCTTGCAACATGCTCATGATCCTTGTGTACCTCTTAAAATGAATTTTCAAGAAGGGGAATTTTATCGTGTTGAAAGCACCGGTGCCATTGTGACTCTTAGTTCCAGCATCGGTTTGATATACTTTTATTGCTCAAGACTCCCTTCTGATGG GTATTTTAAACCTAACCCAAGGTGGGATACAGAAACTCGAACTCTCTTTCTTCCTAAGAGCTGTCCATTAGGATTTGTCACTGTAGAAGGGAATTCCAAACTGCTTAAACAGATTGCATGTCTTGAAGCATGCAAACAACTTCATCATATTGGTGCATTAACTAATACACTTGTACCGGATATTGTTGTGGAAGAAGATGACGCACAAGTGCTTG CAAATCAACCATATGAAGAAATACAACCTAGTTATGTGCCTCCCGAAATGACTGCATCAATTTGTTCAATTGCCAGTTATCATTGTTATATTATTGAGCTTCACCAACACTTTGAATATGAAGTGTCTGCTGGTGATGTCGTGCTATGTATGAGAAGCAAGCTTGAAAATGATATTGGAAACATGCATTTTGACTTGCAAGTGGGGAATAAGGGTATTCTGACAGTTGACTTGAAATATGTTGGACAAATTGAGCTTAACTCAGAACAA GTCATGTTATGCAAAAGGTTCCAAGTTGTTCTTCTTAAAATTCTTCTGGATCATAAGCTCAATAACTTGAGTGAAATTCTTGATCTAGTTCATTTGTCAGACACTCCTGTCATTGATTATCTTCTTCTTCCAGCCACTAGTCCAAATCAAAGATCTTCAGTCATTGATTGGGACTCTGTCACATCAGTATTATTTTCGAGTGATAAGTTTTGTAAGAATCACAGAAAGTGTAATTCACGAAAGATTTCTTCTTGTGGCATGTATACCAAAAGTGGTTTGGTTTGCACTTGTATGATCAAGAATTCACTTGTCTATACCCCTCATAATGGTCATGTGTACTACATCACTGACATTTTGAATGAGATGAATGGACATTCAGTTTTGAAGCTCAGGGATAATAAAAGTACTACATACAAGAATTACTTTGAAGTTAG GCATGAAATTAATTTGCAGTTTGTCAACCAACCATTGCTTAATGGAAGGAAACTTTTTCACGCGAAAAACTTTCTCCTGTCCCGAGAAGTAAAGAAAAAAG AGACAAGTAATACAACTAGTAAGACTGTTGAGCTGCCACCAGAGCTTTGTGTTCTTATCATGTCACCCATTTCTCTTTCTGTATTATATACCTTTTCATTTATACCTTCAATTATGCATCGTCTTGAGTCTTTACTTATTGCGGCCAACTTGAAAAGGATGCATTTGGATCATTGCACGCAAAATTTATCCATTCCGACAACTAAG GTGTTGGAAGCTATTACATCAAAGAAATGCCTAGAGAAATTTCATTTAGAATCTCTAGAAATTCTTGGAGATTCATTTCTCAAATATGCTGTTGGTCAACAGCTTTTTAGTTCCTATCGAAATAACCATGAGGGCCTTCTAAGTATTAAGAAGGACAACATAGTTTCTAATGCCGCCCTTTGCAGGCTTGGTTGTGAGCGCAAACTACCG GGCTTTATTCGTGATGAGTGTTTTGCTGTTAATAACTGGATTATACCTGGAACTAATACTGAAACATTACAAGAGGATACACTATTTAATggcaaaaaaatttatattggcGGAAGAAGAAAGATGAAAAGTAAAAGAGTTGCAGATGTTGTTGAGGCACTAATTGGTGCATTCCTTAGTACAGGCGGGGAAATTTCCGCATTGCAATTTATGAATTGGCTTGGTATAAAGGTTGACATAGTCTTTAAACCATTTGTGAGAGATGTATTTGTGCATTCGGAGAAACTTGTTAATATCAGATATTTAGAGTCATTACTGAACTACACTTTTCGTGATCCTTCTTTATTGGTTGAAGCGCTAACCCATGGTTCTTACATGCTTCCTGCAATTCCAAGATGTTATCAG AGGCTGGAATTTCTCGGGGATGCTGTTTTAGATTATCTCATCACAGTGTATTTGTACAACAAATATCCTGGGATTTCACCAGGATTCTTGACTGACATGAGATCGGCTTCTGTGAACAACGATTGCTATGCACGGTCTGCCATTAAGGCCGAATTACACAAGCACATTCTTCATTCCTCTCATAAACTGCACAAGGACATATCTGCTACTATAGAAAATTTTCACAAGCTGTCTTCAGAATCAACATTTGGGTGGGATTCAGAGACATCTTTCCCCAAG GTACTTGGAGATGTTATAGAATCTCTAGCTGGGGCAGTATATGTCGATTCTGAATTCAACAAGGAAGCTGTTTTTCAGAGCATAAGGCCTCTATTGGAGCCTCTGATAACACCTGAGACTGTAAAGATCCATCCAGCAAAAGAATTGAGCGAACTTTGCCAGCAAATGCATTTTGAGATGAAAAAACCACTCAAAGTGCGGGAAAATGGTATAACTTCAGTCACAATCGAGGTTGTAGCTAATGGAGTTGCATACAAACATTCTTCATTTGTTCCAGACAAGAGGATTGCAAAGAAAGTTGCTTGCAAAGAGGTTCTCAAGTGCCTAAAAGAAGACCTCAAGTTGACATGA